A part of Liolophura sinensis isolate JHLJ2023 chromosome 1, CUHK_Ljap_v2, whole genome shotgun sequence genomic DNA contains:
- the LOC135466877 gene encoding ATPase family AAA domain-containing protein 5-like isoform X2, whose product MLGVAMDSLLDTAQLLERPTLEEVTVPQRSITDFFQSPTKPVAVSKPSTLLGYFTGKDGSPSVSSQNSAGNEIDGKPQSKKRKRNSVEDLNSSLNDFDSSVRSKSSETTRKKVKSSDSAKRKSQKVVGVRKAVSHPIGTSDTCGSPYGKENEVRLCAGNYAETVVGEVTAVSEPRNKLSVSRRKQATGQAKGQRGHSSGLSCDSRLSQATDPSPAESADETTTIIDIHTPKVKHQEKCEQKSELDRVQAESKQLDKVSKTEQTLLKGGRDGNLTVEVSYEDFLRSEGIQFSERSPSDNDHFDEEQPPQLTVPKCHKVLDYFKKTTNQDSRTTRMRTLSAPNGEDHIVTKADVHFEPSPPHASTTPVNKHTCDSYDLQTSNILLSHEECDMDIFEISSEIIEVSPFKPADKVSDREKSTVCGTSTVFLDSGEVKPGKPGVFTVDKTRKPELTQSLVQKTTQATLCFTKKGLGMNKLVNVVQESSVTVIQSEKECTESMSVTRTHKKVITNTRNPNQDSQQPKRGKKSAESSATVERGEDRQTADVLTVPSRRSPRTKHLPELAQPESRKAEKRRKKTLRGRYRVAQLQPGCDNRSPIRIRLKRCSRSSGDEESIAVTARMEKTSVKTKAQKLVEKAKKKQKLSLEKTRKADLIVTSKYPKGKQSPGKSKKTSSTRFLCKNTRKAKTANVTPSKNTRKPKAASESPVETPKKAKTKKAVKLAPIFTKKQPVFTEVTPKTALDPEIVRQRQEFLKSSLPENLKRRNVATVPVSCLQHPPIPRCSHVQQAPAGQDREGVNVWDLPTVDIKLRDKHAGVPDLNDSDKMCCLTRSSVKWQPLCIPKDFCQHEDLHEKVVDVLLKEIQRNNPNFPVQRLYKCYQTRKEEYANKGLLTKVTSTEVGCQQPSTNTPVASQDKVSPQKEDERNGKHKGRACRRLMTIDGMVSAPVTSRQRSNRLRRNRKSKDQSEDPPVEPPVPAEVRGGEHVCVPVASSLHHQASQSLTSQQQKDTGREQLWTEKYQPSQSLEMIGNSANLKRLKSWLQQWKHRTDKEARRLEKLLRKQRKTLAKAMEPESSNDWWTDDDSDFADTKTDRDWLEAEEDALCNTMLISGPIGIGKTSAVYALAQELGYQVFEVNSTSSRAGKKILGKLQEATQSHQVAKQSTDKALVGSSTPGKTPHTGSHITASPLKAAKMPAAFTNLFRKTKPKPADVQEVITIDGSDKKKPSKAVESKRKRFRVTEEKGLQSPKKMAVGRTLNFPSVAAGDSSSSSSSMATKALNLSSTSLILFDEVDVVFEEDKGFWAAIQSFMNTTKRPIILTTSDSRFSHKFEGRFDHLVFKKPPYLNTVTCLQLLCLVENVRTEFSDILNLVEFYRGDLRRCVQALQYWVESGGGIVQEAQPVLSSVSAGGQLLLEDELSQCPDGQVGTDTPVKGRDGTRGQSQSGDDSRLEDSSDRCALVAIGGVVSRLRVVQDDSSVDSFQSTPRKKPLQTVPEVDLMDENAMFPSYDDLSSLPDDLPPVHRLCVESLVGASAYSHRDITDLFTGELGYCATSVGRLLQEADIDLRFSNLELLLPLSVSLVDSGCWPVRSRASEDCTIFQSDLAPDPSASDSSDSEWIFDKQKTREERTAPEQPPVWEDLRSKLITDMSEEQRNCLGSSVESLSNFYEFGSFTDVFRTQTAFSPSTCRHSDLPDWGRASVHSGLTDEPRVGDGRDTSAVSLSSEMAAELRVRSLKQCYDALDTVNQTCQSLGESESLEEQLSVPVLKGYHQLRLSEDLPVRSLAMSSRRKAMENLVSCLPLHIWSQTRSVSLDYTPVLRSICAAEQVRHVSKIKRRFLHYLDGISLPIKEFTMNVLGTSLR is encoded by the exons ATGTTGGGTGTCGCGATGGACTCGCTTCTGGACACAGCACAA CTACTGGAACGACCAACATTAGAAGAAGTAACAGTTCCTCAGAGAAGTATTACAGACTTTTTCCAATCTCCAACAAAACCGGTGGCAGTTAGCAAACCTTCAACTTTATTAGGGTACTTCACAGGTAAGGATGGGTCACCATCTGTTTCATCCCAGAACAGTGCAGGGAATGAAATTGATGGTAAACCTCAGTCGAAGAAGCGTAAACGGAACAGTGTGGAGGACTTAAACAGCTCTCTTAATGACTTTGACTCATCGGTGCGGAGTAAAAGCTCTGAAACTACACGTAAAAAAGTTAAATCAAGTGATAGTGCTAAGAGAAAGTCTCAAAAAGTTGTTGGAGTGCGTAAAGCTGTTTCTCATCCGATAGGAACATCCGACACTTGTGGTAGCCCATATGGTAAAGAGAACGAAGTAAGGTTATGCGCAGGAAACTATGCAGAGACAGTAGTAGGTGAGGTGACAGCAGTATCAGAACCCAGGAACAAACTGTCTGTGAGCAGGAGAAAACAGGCTACCGGGCAGGCCAAGGGGCAGAGAGGTCACAGTAGTGGTCTTTCGTGCGATTCTCGTCTCTCACAGGCTACAGATCCTTCACCAGCTGAATCAGCAGATGAAACAACCACTATCATAGATATACatacaccaaaagtaaaacatcaggaaaaatgtgaacaaaagtCAGAACTTGACCGTGTACAGGCAGAATCCAAACAATTAGATAAAGTTTCAAAGACTGAGCAAACCCTACTGAAGGGGGGCAGGGATGGGAACTTGACTGTGGAAGTGTCTTATGAGGATTTCCTGAGGAGTGAGGGTATACAGTTCTCGGAGCGTAGTCCTTCAGACAATGATCACTTTGACGAAGAGCAGCCACCTCAACTAACAGTTCCGAAGTGTcacaaagttttggactatttcaaAAAGACAACAAACCAGGACAGTAGAACAACTCGTATGAGAACACTTAGTGCACCAAACGGCGAAGATCACATAGTGACTAAGGCTGATGTCCATTTTGAACCTTCTCCACCTCATGCTAGCACAACTCCTGtgaacaaacatacatgtgataGTTATGATCTTCAGACATCAAATATACTTTTGTCCCATGAAGAATGTGATATGGACATTTTTGAAATAAGTTCTGAAATTATTGAAGTATCCCCTTTTAAACCTGCCGACAAAGTGTCTGACAGAGAGAAGAGCACTGTTTGTGGCACTTCCACAGTATTTTTGGACAGTGGTGAAGTTAAACCTGGGAAGCCTGGCGTGTTTACTGTAGACAAAACCAGAAAGCCTGAACTAACCCAGAGCCTTGTACAGAAAACCACACAAGCGACACTGTGCTTCACAAAGAAAGGCTTAGGGATGAACAAGCTGGTAAATGTTGTACAAGAATCTTCTGTTACTGTGATACAGTCTGAAAAAGAATGCACAGAGTCCATGTCAGTGACTAGGACGCACAAGAAGGTGATTACTAATACCAGAAACCCAAATCAAGACTCCCAGCAACCAAAACGTGGCAAAAAATCAGCAGAAAGTAGTGCTACTGTAGAACGTGGCGAGGACAGACAAACTGCTGATGTGTTAACTGTACCATCTAGACGATCACCGAGAACAAAACATCTACCTGAGCTTGCACAACCAGAGTCGCGTAAGGCTGAGAAGAGGAGGAAGAAAACATTACGAGGGCGATACAGGGTCGCCCAACTCCAGCCTGGCTGTGACAACAGAAGTCCCATCCGAATTCGTCTGAAAAG GTGCTCCAGAAGCAGTGGGGATGAGGAATCCATTGCTGTTACAGCCAGGATGGAGAAAACCTCT GTGAAGACCAAAGCACAAAAACTGGTGGAGaaggctaaaaaaaaacaaaaattgtccCTGGAAAAGACGAGGAAAGCAGATCTGATTGTAACCTCCAAATATCCGAAAGGCAAGCAATCACCGGGAAAAAGCAAGAAGACATCATCCACCCGGTTTCTGTGTAAAAACACCAGGAAAGCAAAAACAGCCAATGTGaccccatctaaaaataccagAAAACCAAAAGCAGCCAGTGAGTCTCCAGTGGAAACTCCTAAGAAAGCTAAGACAA AAAAAGCAGTGAAGCTGGCGCCAATTTTTACCAAGAAACAGCCTGTGTTTACAGAAGTAACACCAAAAACTGCACTAGACCCAGAAATAGTTCGGCAGAGGCAGGAATTCCTGAAAAGCAGTCTCCCAGAAAACTTGAAGAGACGTAATGTTGCTACAGTTCCTGTCTCTTGTCTGCAACATCCCCCCATCCCACGTTGCTCCCATGTGCAACAAGCACCTGCTGGCCAGGACAGAGAGGGGGTGAATGTATGGGATCTGCCTACAGTGGACATAAAGCTGAGAGATAAACATGCTGGTGTACCCGACCTTAATGACAGTGATAAGATGTGCTGTTTGACTCGGTCATCAGTTAAGTGGCAACCACTCTGTATTCCCAAG GATTTCTGCCAACATGAAGACCTCCATGAAAAAGTTGTGGACGTACTGCTGAAGGAAATTCAGAGGAACAATCCAAATTTCCCTGTCCAGCGTTTGTACAAATGCTACCAAACAAGGAAAGAAGAATATGCAAATAAAG GTTTGCTCACGAAAGTGACATCCACGGAAGTGGGTTGCCAACAGCCCAGCACTAATACGCCAGTAGCTAGCCAGGATAAGGTTTCTCCTCAGAAAGAGGATGAACGGAACGGCAAGCACAAGGGCAGGGCCTGCAGACGATTGATGACCATAGATGGTATGGTCAGTGCCCCAGTTACCAGTAGGCAGAGGTCAAATAGGCTGAGACGAAACAGGAAGTCTAAGGACCAGTCAGAGGACCCCCCAGTGGAGCCCCCAGTGCCAGCTGAGGTTAGGGGTGGGGAACATGTTTGTGTACCTGTGGCATCATCTCTTCACCATCAGGCCAGTCAGTCGCTGACTTCACAGCAGCAGAAAGACACAG GAAGAGAACAGCTGTGGACAGAGAAGTACCAACCCTCCCAGAGTCTCGAGATGATTGGCAACAGTGCAAACCTCAAGAGACTCAAGTCCTGGTTACAACAATGGAAACACCGTACGGATAAGGAGGCCAGGAGACTGGAGAAACTGCTGCGAAAACAGAGGAAGACGCTGGCTAAGGCCATGGAACCAG AGAGCAGCAACGATTGGTGGACAGACGATGATAGTGACTTTGCCGACACTAAGACTGACAGGGATTGGCTGGAGGCTGAGGAGGATGCCCTGTGTAACACAATGCTAATTTCAGGGCCCATTGGCATCGGTAAAACAAGTGCTGTGTATGCGCTAGCCCAGGAATTAGGCTATCAG GTGTTTGAAGTGAACTCGACGTCGTCCCGGGCTGGTAAGAAGATATTGGGCAAGCTTCAGGAGGCCACACAGTCCCACCAGGTGGCCAAACAGAGCACGGACAAGGCACTGGTTGGATCCTCCACTCCAGGGAAAACACCGCACACAG GCTCCCACATTACAGCCAGTCCTTTAAAAGCTGCCAAGATGCCCGCAGCTTTCACAAACCTCTTCAGGAAAACCAAACCTAAACCAGCTGATGTACAAGAGGTTATCACTATAGATGGTAGTGATAAGAAAAAGCCGAGTAAAGCTGTGGAATCAAAGAGAAAACGCTTTCGTGTTACGGAGGAGAAAG GTCTCCAGTCTCCAAAGAAGATGGCTGTAGGAAGGACGTTGAATTTCCCAAGTGTGGCTGCTGGtgacagcagcagcagcagctcTTCCATGGCCACAAAGGCTCTCAACCTGTCGAGTACCTCCCTCATTCTTTTTGATGAG GTTGACGTCGTGTTTGAGGAAGACAAAGGGTTTTGGGCAGCCATCCAGAGTTTCATGAACACAACCAAACGTCCCATCATCCTGACAACATCAGACAGCAGGTTCAGTCACAAATTTGAGGGCAGATTTGATCACCTGGTCTTCAAGAAGCCTCCATAT CTTAACACAGTGACCTGCCTTCAGCTGCTGTGTTTGGTGGAGAACGTCAGGACTGAGTTCTCAGACATTCTCAACCTTGTTGAGTTTTATAGAGGAGATCTGAGGAGGTGTGTTCAGGCATTACAGTACTGGGTGGAGTCAGGGGGAGGCATCGTCCAGGAGGCTCAGCCCGTGCTCTCCTCTGTGTCTGCTGGTGGTCAGTTACTGCTAGAGGATGAACTGTCACAGTGCCCAGACGGGCAGGTGGGCACAGACACCCCGGTGAAGGGGAGGGACGGAACACGAGGACAGAGTCAGTCTGGAGACGATAGCCGGCTGGAGGATAGCTCTGACCGCTGCGCCCTGGTGGCCATAGGGGGTGTGGTTAGTCGTCTTCGGGTGGTGCAGGACGACTCCTCTGTGGATAGCTTCCAGTCCACCCCACGTAAGAAGCCTTTGCAGACTGTACCTGAAGTTGATCTGATGGATGAGAATGCTATGTTTCCCAGTTATGATGACCTGTCCAGTTTGCCCGATGACTTGCCCCCAGTACACAGACTGTGCGTGGAGTCCTTGGTGGGAGCGTCTGCATACTCGCACCGTGACATCACTGACCTATTCACCGGCGAGCTGGGGTACTGCGCGACCAGTGTGGGCAGACTTCTCCAGGAGGCAGACATTGACTTACGGTTCAGTAACCTTGAACTCCTACTGCCCCTGTCTGTGTCCCTGGTGGATTCTGGATGCTGGCCAGTCAGATCTAGAGCCAGTGAAGACTGCACAATTTTCCAGTCTGACCTGGCTCCAGATCCCAGTGCTAGTGATTCATCAGACAGCGAGTGGATATTTGATAAGCAGAAAACCAGAGAGGAACGCACAGCTCCTGAACAGCCACCAGTATGGGAAGACCTGCGATCCAAATTAATCACAGACATGTCGGAGGAGCAGAGAAACTGTTTAGGTTCATCAGTGGAGTCCTTGTCAAACTTTTACGAGTTCGGGTCATTCACAGATGTGTTCAGAACACAGACTGCATTCTCCCCCTCAACCTGTCGTCACAGCGACCTGCCAGACTGGGGCAGGGCGTCTGTTCACTCAGGGTTGACGGATGAGCCTCGGGTAGGGGATGGTCGGGACACGTCAGCTGTATCATTGTCGTCGGAGATGGCTGCAGAGCTGAGGGTGCGTAGTCTGAAGCAGTGCTATGACGCCCTGGACACGGTTAA
- the LOC135466877 gene encoding ATPase family AAA domain-containing protein 5-like isoform X1 — MLGVAMDSLLDTAQLLERPTLEEVTVPQRSITDFFQSPTKPVAVSKPSTLLGYFTGKDGSPSVSSQNSAGNEIDGKPQSKKRKRNSVEDLNSSLNDFDSSVRSKSSETTRKKVKSSDSAKRKSQKVVGVRKAVSHPIGTSDTCGSPYGKENEVRLCAGNYAETVVGEVTAVSEPRNKLSVSRRKQATGQAKGQRGHSSGLSCDSRLSQATDPSPAESADETTTIIDIHTPKVKHQEKCEQKSELDRVQAESKQLDKVSKTEQTLLKGGRDGNLTVEVSYEDFLRSEGIQFSERSPSDNDHFDEEQPPQLTVPKCHKVLDYFKKTTNQDSRTTRMRTLSAPNGEDHIVTKADVHFEPSPPHASTTPVNKHTCDSYDLQTSNILLSHEECDMDIFEISSEIIEVSPFKPADKVSDREKSTVCGTSTVFLDSGEVKPGKPGVFTVDKTRKPELTQSLVQKTTQATLCFTKKGLGMNKLVNVVQESSVTVIQSEKECTESMSVTRTHKKVITNTRNPNQDSQQPKRGKKSAESSATVERGEDRQTADVLTVPSRRSPRTKHLPELAQPESRKAEKRRKKTLRGRYRVAQLQPGCDNRSPIRIRLKRCSRSSGDEESIAVTARMEKTSVKTKAQKLVEKAKKKQKLSLEKTRKADLIVTSKYPKGKQSPGKSKKTSSTRFLCKNTRKAKTANVTPSKNTRKPKAASESPVETPKKAKTKKAVKLAPIFTKKQPVFTEVTPKTALDPEIVRQRQEFLKSSLPENLKRRNVATVPVSCLQHPPIPRCSHVQQAPAGQDREGVNVWDLPTVDIKLRDKHAGVPDLNDSDKMCCLTRSSVKWQPLCIPKDFCQHEDLHEKVVDVLLKEIQRNNPNFPVQRLYKCYQTRKEEYANKGLLTKVTSTEVGCQQPSTNTPVASQDKVSPQKEDERNGKHKGRACRRLMTIDGMVSAPVTSRQRSNRLRRNRKSKDQSEDPPVEPPVPAEVRGGEHVCVPVASSLHHQASQSLTSQQQKDTGREQLWTEKYQPSQSLEMIGNSANLKRLKSWLQQWKHRTDKEARRLEKLLRKQRKTLAKAMEPESSNDWWTDDDSDFADTKTDRDWLEAEEDALCNTMLISGPIGIGKTSAVYALAQELGYQVFEVNSTSSRAGKKILGKLQEATQSHQVAKQSTDKALVGSSTPGKTPHTGSHITASPLKAAKMPAAFTNLFRKTKPKPADVQEVITIDGSDKKKPSKAVESKRKRFRVTEEKAGLQSPKKMAVGRTLNFPSVAAGDSSSSSSSMATKALNLSSTSLILFDEVDVVFEEDKGFWAAIQSFMNTTKRPIILTTSDSRFSHKFEGRFDHLVFKKPPYLNTVTCLQLLCLVENVRTEFSDILNLVEFYRGDLRRCVQALQYWVESGGGIVQEAQPVLSSVSAGGQLLLEDELSQCPDGQVGTDTPVKGRDGTRGQSQSGDDSRLEDSSDRCALVAIGGVVSRLRVVQDDSSVDSFQSTPRKKPLQTVPEVDLMDENAMFPSYDDLSSLPDDLPPVHRLCVESLVGASAYSHRDITDLFTGELGYCATSVGRLLQEADIDLRFSNLELLLPLSVSLVDSGCWPVRSRASEDCTIFQSDLAPDPSASDSSDSEWIFDKQKTREERTAPEQPPVWEDLRSKLITDMSEEQRNCLGSSVESLSNFYEFGSFTDVFRTQTAFSPSTCRHSDLPDWGRASVHSGLTDEPRVGDGRDTSAVSLSSEMAAELRVRSLKQCYDALDTVNQTCQSLGESESLEEQLSVPVLKGYHQLRLSEDLPVRSLAMSSRRKAMENLVSCLPLHIWSQTRSVSLDYTPVLRSICAAEQVRHVSKIKRRFLHYLDGISLPIKEFTMNVLGTSLR, encoded by the exons ATGTTGGGTGTCGCGATGGACTCGCTTCTGGACACAGCACAA CTACTGGAACGACCAACATTAGAAGAAGTAACAGTTCCTCAGAGAAGTATTACAGACTTTTTCCAATCTCCAACAAAACCGGTGGCAGTTAGCAAACCTTCAACTTTATTAGGGTACTTCACAGGTAAGGATGGGTCACCATCTGTTTCATCCCAGAACAGTGCAGGGAATGAAATTGATGGTAAACCTCAGTCGAAGAAGCGTAAACGGAACAGTGTGGAGGACTTAAACAGCTCTCTTAATGACTTTGACTCATCGGTGCGGAGTAAAAGCTCTGAAACTACACGTAAAAAAGTTAAATCAAGTGATAGTGCTAAGAGAAAGTCTCAAAAAGTTGTTGGAGTGCGTAAAGCTGTTTCTCATCCGATAGGAACATCCGACACTTGTGGTAGCCCATATGGTAAAGAGAACGAAGTAAGGTTATGCGCAGGAAACTATGCAGAGACAGTAGTAGGTGAGGTGACAGCAGTATCAGAACCCAGGAACAAACTGTCTGTGAGCAGGAGAAAACAGGCTACCGGGCAGGCCAAGGGGCAGAGAGGTCACAGTAGTGGTCTTTCGTGCGATTCTCGTCTCTCACAGGCTACAGATCCTTCACCAGCTGAATCAGCAGATGAAACAACCACTATCATAGATATACatacaccaaaagtaaaacatcaggaaaaatgtgaacaaaagtCAGAACTTGACCGTGTACAGGCAGAATCCAAACAATTAGATAAAGTTTCAAAGACTGAGCAAACCCTACTGAAGGGGGGCAGGGATGGGAACTTGACTGTGGAAGTGTCTTATGAGGATTTCCTGAGGAGTGAGGGTATACAGTTCTCGGAGCGTAGTCCTTCAGACAATGATCACTTTGACGAAGAGCAGCCACCTCAACTAACAGTTCCGAAGTGTcacaaagttttggactatttcaaAAAGACAACAAACCAGGACAGTAGAACAACTCGTATGAGAACACTTAGTGCACCAAACGGCGAAGATCACATAGTGACTAAGGCTGATGTCCATTTTGAACCTTCTCCACCTCATGCTAGCACAACTCCTGtgaacaaacatacatgtgataGTTATGATCTTCAGACATCAAATATACTTTTGTCCCATGAAGAATGTGATATGGACATTTTTGAAATAAGTTCTGAAATTATTGAAGTATCCCCTTTTAAACCTGCCGACAAAGTGTCTGACAGAGAGAAGAGCACTGTTTGTGGCACTTCCACAGTATTTTTGGACAGTGGTGAAGTTAAACCTGGGAAGCCTGGCGTGTTTACTGTAGACAAAACCAGAAAGCCTGAACTAACCCAGAGCCTTGTACAGAAAACCACACAAGCGACACTGTGCTTCACAAAGAAAGGCTTAGGGATGAACAAGCTGGTAAATGTTGTACAAGAATCTTCTGTTACTGTGATACAGTCTGAAAAAGAATGCACAGAGTCCATGTCAGTGACTAGGACGCACAAGAAGGTGATTACTAATACCAGAAACCCAAATCAAGACTCCCAGCAACCAAAACGTGGCAAAAAATCAGCAGAAAGTAGTGCTACTGTAGAACGTGGCGAGGACAGACAAACTGCTGATGTGTTAACTGTACCATCTAGACGATCACCGAGAACAAAACATCTACCTGAGCTTGCACAACCAGAGTCGCGTAAGGCTGAGAAGAGGAGGAAGAAAACATTACGAGGGCGATACAGGGTCGCCCAACTCCAGCCTGGCTGTGACAACAGAAGTCCCATCCGAATTCGTCTGAAAAG GTGCTCCAGAAGCAGTGGGGATGAGGAATCCATTGCTGTTACAGCCAGGATGGAGAAAACCTCT GTGAAGACCAAAGCACAAAAACTGGTGGAGaaggctaaaaaaaaacaaaaattgtccCTGGAAAAGACGAGGAAAGCAGATCTGATTGTAACCTCCAAATATCCGAAAGGCAAGCAATCACCGGGAAAAAGCAAGAAGACATCATCCACCCGGTTTCTGTGTAAAAACACCAGGAAAGCAAAAACAGCCAATGTGaccccatctaaaaataccagAAAACCAAAAGCAGCCAGTGAGTCTCCAGTGGAAACTCCTAAGAAAGCTAAGACAA AAAAAGCAGTGAAGCTGGCGCCAATTTTTACCAAGAAACAGCCTGTGTTTACAGAAGTAACACCAAAAACTGCACTAGACCCAGAAATAGTTCGGCAGAGGCAGGAATTCCTGAAAAGCAGTCTCCCAGAAAACTTGAAGAGACGTAATGTTGCTACAGTTCCTGTCTCTTGTCTGCAACATCCCCCCATCCCACGTTGCTCCCATGTGCAACAAGCACCTGCTGGCCAGGACAGAGAGGGGGTGAATGTATGGGATCTGCCTACAGTGGACATAAAGCTGAGAGATAAACATGCTGGTGTACCCGACCTTAATGACAGTGATAAGATGTGCTGTTTGACTCGGTCATCAGTTAAGTGGCAACCACTCTGTATTCCCAAG GATTTCTGCCAACATGAAGACCTCCATGAAAAAGTTGTGGACGTACTGCTGAAGGAAATTCAGAGGAACAATCCAAATTTCCCTGTCCAGCGTTTGTACAAATGCTACCAAACAAGGAAAGAAGAATATGCAAATAAAG GTTTGCTCACGAAAGTGACATCCACGGAAGTGGGTTGCCAACAGCCCAGCACTAATACGCCAGTAGCTAGCCAGGATAAGGTTTCTCCTCAGAAAGAGGATGAACGGAACGGCAAGCACAAGGGCAGGGCCTGCAGACGATTGATGACCATAGATGGTATGGTCAGTGCCCCAGTTACCAGTAGGCAGAGGTCAAATAGGCTGAGACGAAACAGGAAGTCTAAGGACCAGTCAGAGGACCCCCCAGTGGAGCCCCCAGTGCCAGCTGAGGTTAGGGGTGGGGAACATGTTTGTGTACCTGTGGCATCATCTCTTCACCATCAGGCCAGTCAGTCGCTGACTTCACAGCAGCAGAAAGACACAG GAAGAGAACAGCTGTGGACAGAGAAGTACCAACCCTCCCAGAGTCTCGAGATGATTGGCAACAGTGCAAACCTCAAGAGACTCAAGTCCTGGTTACAACAATGGAAACACCGTACGGATAAGGAGGCCAGGAGACTGGAGAAACTGCTGCGAAAACAGAGGAAGACGCTGGCTAAGGCCATGGAACCAG AGAGCAGCAACGATTGGTGGACAGACGATGATAGTGACTTTGCCGACACTAAGACTGACAGGGATTGGCTGGAGGCTGAGGAGGATGCCCTGTGTAACACAATGCTAATTTCAGGGCCCATTGGCATCGGTAAAACAAGTGCTGTGTATGCGCTAGCCCAGGAATTAGGCTATCAG GTGTTTGAAGTGAACTCGACGTCGTCCCGGGCTGGTAAGAAGATATTGGGCAAGCTTCAGGAGGCCACACAGTCCCACCAGGTGGCCAAACAGAGCACGGACAAGGCACTGGTTGGATCCTCCACTCCAGGGAAAACACCGCACACAG GCTCCCACATTACAGCCAGTCCTTTAAAAGCTGCCAAGATGCCCGCAGCTTTCACAAACCTCTTCAGGAAAACCAAACCTAAACCAGCTGATGTACAAGAGGTTATCACTATAGATGGTAGTGATAAGAAAAAGCCGAGTAAAGCTGTGGAATCAAAGAGAAAACGCTTTCGTGTTACGGAGGAGAAAG CAGGTCTCCAGTCTCCAAAGAAGATGGCTGTAGGAAGGACGTTGAATTTCCCAAGTGTGGCTGCTGGtgacagcagcagcagcagctcTTCCATGGCCACAAAGGCTCTCAACCTGTCGAGTACCTCCCTCATTCTTTTTGATGAG GTTGACGTCGTGTTTGAGGAAGACAAAGGGTTTTGGGCAGCCATCCAGAGTTTCATGAACACAACCAAACGTCCCATCATCCTGACAACATCAGACAGCAGGTTCAGTCACAAATTTGAGGGCAGATTTGATCACCTGGTCTTCAAGAAGCCTCCATAT CTTAACACAGTGACCTGCCTTCAGCTGCTGTGTTTGGTGGAGAACGTCAGGACTGAGTTCTCAGACATTCTCAACCTTGTTGAGTTTTATAGAGGAGATCTGAGGAGGTGTGTTCAGGCATTACAGTACTGGGTGGAGTCAGGGGGAGGCATCGTCCAGGAGGCTCAGCCCGTGCTCTCCTCTGTGTCTGCTGGTGGTCAGTTACTGCTAGAGGATGAACTGTCACAGTGCCCAGACGGGCAGGTGGGCACAGACACCCCGGTGAAGGGGAGGGACGGAACACGAGGACAGAGTCAGTCTGGAGACGATAGCCGGCTGGAGGATAGCTCTGACCGCTGCGCCCTGGTGGCCATAGGGGGTGTGGTTAGTCGTCTTCGGGTGGTGCAGGACGACTCCTCTGTGGATAGCTTCCAGTCCACCCCACGTAAGAAGCCTTTGCAGACTGTACCTGAAGTTGATCTGATGGATGAGAATGCTATGTTTCCCAGTTATGATGACCTGTCCAGTTTGCCCGATGACTTGCCCCCAGTACACAGACTGTGCGTGGAGTCCTTGGTGGGAGCGTCTGCATACTCGCACCGTGACATCACTGACCTATTCACCGGCGAGCTGGGGTACTGCGCGACCAGTGTGGGCAGACTTCTCCAGGAGGCAGACATTGACTTACGGTTCAGTAACCTTGAACTCCTACTGCCCCTGTCTGTGTCCCTGGTGGATTCTGGATGCTGGCCAGTCAGATCTAGAGCCAGTGAAGACTGCACAATTTTCCAGTCTGACCTGGCTCCAGATCCCAGTGCTAGTGATTCATCAGACAGCGAGTGGATATTTGATAAGCAGAAAACCAGAGAGGAACGCACAGCTCCTGAACAGCCACCAGTATGGGAAGACCTGCGATCCAAATTAATCACAGACATGTCGGAGGAGCAGAGAAACTGTTTAGGTTCATCAGTGGAGTCCTTGTCAAACTTTTACGAGTTCGGGTCATTCACAGATGTGTTCAGAACACAGACTGCATTCTCCCCCTCAACCTGTCGTCACAGCGACCTGCCAGACTGGGGCAGGGCGTCTGTTCACTCAGGGTTGACGGATGAGCCTCGGGTAGGGGATGGTCGGGACACGTCAGCTGTATCATTGTCGTCGGAGATGGCTGCAGAGCTGAGGGTGCGTAGTCTGAAGCAGTGCTATGACGCCCTGGACACGGTTAA